In one window of Chanodichthys erythropterus isolate Z2021 chromosome 23, ASM2448905v1, whole genome shotgun sequence DNA:
- the mtfr1 gene encoding mitochondrial fission regulator 1 produces MSRNHRRIEMDLALSSLSSKPYGSSRSIVRRIATSLPLAPCARVHFQLHPFTSGAGFLNNSNGPNGLVATLADVGWIEREESDGAGRNRSEANPGLFFRTQQRRPLRRQRSLPSLHQAEPAPQSQTIINDEAIQKISVLETELAKLRAQIAQIVQAQEQSAQSTAPAPGGPPVSQAPPMAPPPPPPPPPPCPAPGMQRSYSAIDLIRERRGKKTEQNTVLDSAPKKPELPNMLDVLKDMGKVKLRSVKSHQEDSHTKPKPVEPTDAAALIAEALKRKFAHRYRSDSECDSTFNLPAPENNKTHVETPLFGQHMLKSTGRKKLY; encoded by the exons GCCttatcatcattatcatcaaaGCCTTATGGGTCATCCCGAAGTATTGTCAGAAGAATTGCCACAAGTCTCCCATTGGCACCTTGTGCTCGTGTCCATTTTCAG CTTCATCCGTTCACTTCAGGAGCGGGTTTCCTCAACAATTCAAACGGGCCAAATGGACTTGTGGCCACACTCGCTGATGTGGGCTGGATTGAAAGAGAAGAGAGCGATGGAGCTGGCAGAAATAG GTCTGAGGCGAATCCCGGGTTGTTCTTTCGCACCCAGCAGCGCAGGCCCCTGAGACGTCAGCGGTCGTTACCCAGCTTGCACCAGGCTGAACCTGCACCACAGAGCCAGACAATCATCAACGATGAAGCCATTCAGAAGATCAGCGTTCTTGAGACTGAGCTGGCCAAACTCAGAGCGCAAATCGCACAGATAGTTCAGGCACAGGAGCAAAGCGCTCAATCCACAG CTCCAGCACCAGGTGGTCCCCCTGTATCCCAAGCTCCACCAATGGCTCCTCCTCCACCACCACCCCCTCCTCCTCCGTGTCCTGCACCCGGGATGCAGAGGAGCTATTCCGCCATTGACCTCATCCGAGAGCGCCGTGGGAAAAAGACGGAGCAGAACACTGTACTAGACTCCGCACCCAAAAAGCCAGAGCTTCCCAACATGCTAGATGTGCTGAAAGACATGGGGAAAGTGAAGCTGCGCTCAGTTAAGAG TCATCAAGAGGACAGTCACACGAAACCCAAACCTGTTGAGCCCACAGACGCTGCAGCGTTAATCGCAGAGGCTCTGAAACGCAAGTTCGCTCACCGCTATCGTAGCGACAGCGAATGTGACAGCACTTTTAACTTGCCGGCCCCTGAGAATAATAAGACCCACGTAGAAACACCGCTG TTTGGACAGCACATGCTGAAATCAACTGGAAGGAAGAAACTTTACTAG